The Amyelois transitella isolate CPQ chromosome Z, ilAmyTran1.1, whole genome shotgun sequence genome contains a region encoding:
- the LOC106133767 gene encoding myb-like protein X has product MNGTMDEPMNTSLPESPEKQLNVKEVTSENFEDGSNHCENSNNTENDNHLDSEASQEGPAHTNVEDSANDNSNDSKTAIKDLESLNTESLSPRTEPVQENGTNVPVHNHCVNSNESNPESTTSLKSKSELEDNNEHDTEGLQNESKKKESPNIAIDYPEETDEVDSEEDSSDEGSEVSAVPKPEDTVSINSDSDVDGGDETSQESTNRNKSNDVIIIDNEKLTENHNGNSEDCRSPEIHEINSDNDDDCVVAEDVKPTPKVIKKVENKVQLRRSSRSIKRKRYTDENGDESDIEEIELDDPLTRKKPIVINDTRGLVEMASKQAKMNHGIRQKKEPTVVIIDTNSMLSGKNSNQQGKKSNTSISSALTAQNLYQSIVARGTTVTPVSSKSNTNNTNIPVGTQITTPSILPSLTDDMFVVEAPSFIVPYVYEKPSLKPFREFVDILGKELEEQKAKEEKERLEREKIEKEKREKERQEKRDRGEEVEESEDEKEVTVESVKTDEHEDEKRKKKEKKRARRNQPNDDDDASWDGESSSESEDDIISDEENTTIVIKDKADSIEEIKDVTDLTVEKVISGKSDNYFDCSLGKFFVNIGLNLVQEYVQNDLLKQQNRKLYREKKSGQNTKATESSIASLMKNVEFSKENNAPYKFSQKKCEHCSFKSESMLAMAHHLETPHMKNNLYKCNYCTFEIKSPHDILYHMEAEHNVRGKLERAPAYHQCANCPFEDNGKGKLARHLIPCAKKFKPELNLAPPVEWEPPAKIPKIARARNNMMSPYQNPFNRTIGNNIHRPPMNMGNMMAGVSSSFRPRGRSPLAPGPRGNVHGIPILRGGVMIRNTPPVQNNGKPKSSHQPSISITPLPRHASPVLPPLPSQHAKSAFVICEICDGYIKDLEQLRNHMQWIHKVKIHPKMIYNRPPLNCQKCQFRFFTDQGLERHLLGSHGLVTSSMQEAANKGKDAGRCPVCGRVYQWKLLNHVSRDHNLTLKPAHLSYKCTVCTATFGMYKQFENHVYSAHSVVAKRVMDKSKPSQPPAKTSDSLLKPLKINDEITIIPQPAKAASAKDK; this is encoded by the exons ATGAATGGCACTATGGATGAGCCCATGAATACCTCACTTCCAGAGTCCCCTGAAAAGCAGCTTAATGTAAAGGAAGTCACCAGTGAGAATTTTGAGGATGGTTCAAACCATTGTGAAAATAGCAACAATACTGAAAATGACAACCACTTAGATAGTGAGGCCAGCCAGGAGGGTCCTGCCCATACCAATGTTGAGGATTCGGCCAATGATAACAGTAATGACAGTAAAACTGCCATAAAAGATTTAGAATCATTAAATACTGAATCACTTTCACCTAGAACCGAGCCTGTACAGGAAAACGGCACTAATGTTCCTGTACATAATCACTGTGTTAATAGCAATGAATCCAATCCAGAATCAACAACAagcttaaaaagtaaatcagaATTAGAAGACAATAATGAGCATGATACTGAAGGTTTGCAAAATGAATCAAAGAAGAAGGAATCCCCAAATATTGCCATTGACTATCCTGag GAAACAGATGAGGTTGATTCTGAAGAAGACTCATCAGATGAAGGTTCAGAAGTATCTGCCGTACCTAAGCCTGAAGACACTGTGAGTATCAACTCTGATTCAGATGTTGATGGTGGAGATGAAACTTCACAAGAAAGCactaatagaaataaaagtaatgatGTAATTATAATAGATAATGAGAAATTAACTGAAAACCACAATGGTAATTCTGAGGACTGTCGTAGTCCAGAGATACATGAAATAAACAGTGATAATGATGATGACTGTGTAGTAGCTGAAGACGTGAAACCAACTCCAAAAGTCATcaaaaaagttgaaaataaagtaCAGTTGCGTCGTAGTAGTAGGTCAATTAAACGCAAAAGATATACTGATGAAAATGGGGATGAATCTGATATAGAAGAAATTGAATTAGACGACCCATTGACCCGCAAAAAGCCTATTGTTATTAATGATACTAGAGGTTTAGTTGAGATGGCAAGTAAACAAGCAAAAATGAACCATGGAATTCGCCAAAAGAAAGAGCCAACTGTAGTCATAATAGATACAAATTCTATGTTATCAGGGAAAAACTCAAACCAACAGggtaaaaaatcaaatacatCTATAAGCTCTGCCCTGACTGCACAGAACTTGTACCAGAGCATTGTGGCCCGCGGCACAACTGTCACACCTGTGAGCAGTAAATCCAATACTAATAACACTAATATTCCTGTGGGCACACAGATTACAACTCCTTCGATATTACCATCATTGACTGATGATATGTTTGTCGTAGAAGCTCCTTCGTTTATAGTACCTTATGTTTATGAAAAGCCTTCATTGAAGCCATTTAGAGAATTCGTAGATATATTGGGGAAGGAACTTGAAGAACAGAAAGCCAAAGAAGAGAAAGAACGCCTAGAGAGagaaaagattgaaaaagagaaaagagaaaaagaaagaCAAGAAAAACGAGATAGAGGCGAAGAAGTAGAAGAATCAGAGGATGAGAAGGAGGTGACAGTTGAAAGCGTCAAAACAGATGAACATGAAGATGAAAAaaggaagaagaaagaaaaaaagagag CTCGAAGGAATCAAccaaatgatgatgatgatgcatCTTGGGATGGAGAAAGTTCTTCAGAATCCGAAGATGACATAATAAGTGATGAGGAAAACACCACTATTGTCATTAAAGATAAGGCAGATTCAATTGAAGAGATCAAGGATGTTACAGATTTGACTGTAGAGAAAGTTATCTCTGGCAAATCAGACAATTATTTTGATTGCTCATTAGGCAAGTTCTTTGTCAATATTGGACTGAATCTAGTCCAAGAATATGTACAGAATGATTTATTGAAACAACAGAATCGTAAACTTTATAGAGAGAAAAAGTCTGGACAGAACACTAAGGCCACAGAGTCATCTATTGCATCCCTTATGAAAAATGTAGAATttagtaaagaaaataatgccCCTTACAAATTTTCACAGAAAAAATGTGAACACTGTAGTTTTAAAAGTGAATCGATGTTGGCTATGGCACATCATTTAGAAACACctcatatgaaaaataatttgtacaaaTGTAATTATTGTACTTTCGAAATTAAAAGTCCTCATGATATTTTGTACCATATGGAGGCAGAACATAATGTAAGAGGGAAATTAGAAAGGGCCCCAGCATACCACCAATGTGCAAATTGTCCATTTGAAGACAATGGCAAGGGTAAACTTGCACGGCACTTGATTCCTTGTGCTAAGAAGTTCAAACCTGAGCTGAATCTAGCTCCTCCAGTTGAGTGGGAACCTCCAGCAAAAATACCAAAG ATTGCACGGGCTCGTAATAACATGATGAGTCCTTACCAAAACCCGTTCAACCGCACCATCGGCAACAATATCCACAGGCCGCCAATGAACATGGGCAATATGATGGCGGGTGTGAGTTCCTCATTCAGGCCACGCGGCCGCTCGCCCTTGGCCCCAGGTCCGCGGGGCAATGTGCACGGCATACCCATTCTGAGAGGAGGAGTAATGATTCGAAATACCCCACCTGTACAG AATAATGGCAAACCAAAGTCGTCACATCAGCCTTCTATCTCGATAACTCCGCTTCCTCGACACGCGTCTCCGGTACTCCCTCCACTGCCATCGCAGCATGCCAAGAGCGCTTTCGTTATCTGTGAAATATGTGACGGTTACATCAAAGACTTAGAACAACTGAGGAACCACATGCAATGGATCCACAAAGTCAAGATTCATCCTAAAATGATATACAACAGGCCACCGTTAAACTGTCAGAAATGTCAATTtag GTTCTTCACAGATCAAGGTCTGGAAAGGCACTTATTAGGGTCTCATGGTTTAGTCACCAGTTCCATGCAGGAAGCTGCGAACAAGGGAAAAGATGCGGGGAGGTGCCCTGTTTGTGGCAGG GTTTACCAATGGAAATTACTCAACCATGTATCGAGGGATCACAACCTTACTCTCAAGCCAGCACATCTCTCATACAAATGTACCGTATGTACGGCGACGTTCGGCATGTACAAACAGTTTGAGAACCACGTGTACTCGGCGCACAGCGTGGTGGCCAAACGCGTTATGGATAAGAGCAAGCCAAGCCAACCCCCGGCCAAAACGAGCGACTCCCTTCTCAAGCCACTGAAAATTAATGACGAGATTACCATCATCCCACAACCCGCGAAGGCTGCCTCAGCTAAAGACAAATAA